The Actinomycetota bacterium genome includes a region encoding these proteins:
- a CDS encoding alpha/beta hydrolase, which produces MPAVFLIVSVIGLLFTINAFRPLRVEVLSLPAFFAGWLTSELPVHHLVWQMVATALFIAGGALDDWPGLVGLGITVVSWCGLVVLVAQASRAGAVMEAALQETLGEDYRADMAPELCDDDDPVLRWQRLVLPIRTRDREVEKVRDIDFGGQGRRSQRLDVYRNRARPDGRPVFLYIHGGGWVIGDKREQGIPLMLQLASRGWVCVTANYALSPKATFPDHLIDVKRALAWVKEHVSEYGGDPGYVVISGGSAGGHLASLAALTPNRAEYQPGFETADTTVQACVPFYGVYDFTNRDGIRGRGMGKFLERTVMKSKLATARDAWERASPMDQVNQGAPPFLVVHGANDTLVPVAEARSFVRLLRAASDAPVVYAELPGAQHAFEIFRSVRTLHVVRATERWLAWAYGTRAGKPRSRVIRA; this is translated from the coding sequence ATGCCAGCCGTCTTCCTGATCGTCAGCGTCATCGGCCTGCTCTTCACGATCAACGCCTTCCGCCCGCTGCGTGTCGAGGTGCTCTCCCTGCCCGCGTTCTTCGCCGGCTGGCTCACGTCGGAGCTGCCGGTGCACCACCTCGTGTGGCAGATGGTGGCGACCGCGCTCTTCATCGCCGGCGGCGCGCTCGACGACTGGCCGGGCCTGGTGGGGTTGGGCATCACCGTCGTCTCGTGGTGCGGACTGGTCGTGCTCGTGGCACAGGCGTCACGTGCCGGCGCGGTGATGGAGGCGGCGCTGCAGGAGACGCTGGGCGAGGACTACCGGGCCGACATGGCACCCGAGCTGTGTGACGACGACGATCCGGTGCTGCGCTGGCAGCGCCTCGTGCTCCCGATCCGCACCCGTGATCGCGAGGTCGAGAAGGTGCGCGACATCGACTTCGGCGGGCAGGGACGGCGCAGCCAACGCCTCGACGTGTACCGCAACCGCGCCCGTCCGGACGGTCGTCCCGTCTTCCTCTACATCCACGGAGGCGGATGGGTCATCGGCGACAAGCGCGAGCAGGGGATCCCCCTCATGCTCCAGCTCGCGTCACGCGGGTGGGTGTGCGTGACCGCGAACTACGCGCTCAGCCCGAAGGCCACGTTCCCCGATCACCTGATCGATGTGAAGCGGGCGCTCGCCTGGGTGAAGGAGCATGTTTCCGAGTACGGCGGCGATCCCGGCTACGTCGTGATCAGCGGCGGCTCGGCCGGTGGTCACCTCGCGTCCCTCGCCGCGCTCACGCCCAACCGGGCCGAGTACCAGCCCGGCTTCGAGACCGCCGACACGACGGTCCAGGCCTGCGTGCCCTTCTACGGCGTGTACGACTTCACCAACCGCGACGGGATTCGGGGCCGGGGGATGGGCAAGTTCCTCGAGCGCACGGTGATGAAGTCGAAGCTGGCCACGGCGCGCGATGCGTGGGAGCGCGCGTCGCCGATGGATCAGGTGAACCAAGGCGCCCCCCCGTTCCTCGTCGTGCACGGGGCCAACGACACGCTGGTGCCGGTGGCCGAGGCCCGCAGCTTCGTCAGGCTGCTGCGCGCCGCGTCGGACGCGCCGGTCGTCTACGCCGAGTTGCCCGGAGCGCAACACGCCTTCGAGATCTTCCGGTCGGTCCGCACCCTGCACGTGGTGCGGGCCACGGAGCGATGGCTCGCGTGGGCCTACGGCACCCGGGCGGGCAAGCCTCGGTC
- a CDS encoding long-chain fatty acid--CoA ligase — MAWRDRLDLVRGHELTLGTLFERLERVHGDAPLVEEDGEDGLRLSYAEAAELTARWAGAIQAKITPGDRVVIAAPNGYALVLLCAAASRAGGVAVPVNPKMRDEEVDHVVADSEAAIVVRDTAELDGGAAIEAVHAEPDDVAALFYTSGTTGKPKGAQLTHRALVGQAGRGVLFPARLRRDEAVTGMPVAHIAGFSMLVQAAALGVPVYLLRKFRPDTALDAIEQRKATVFIGVPAMYRMMAEAGAETRDLSSIRLWASGADAMPFELAKKFQRLGASATLPFIGKSVGEAMFVDGYGMVELGGGVALKVLPPLLPVSGAVAIPLPGFKMKVVDDEGRPVAGGTVGELVVKGPGVMRGYHGKRGATDEALTADGWMRTGDLARRRHLGLVELAGRKKDVIKHGGYSVFAVEVEAALGMHPAVAEAAVVGLPDERKGEVPVAAVILREGHTLTEAGLVAWADERLSDYKVPRRVLFVSELPRTGTDKVQKAELKKQFTADGAT, encoded by the coding sequence ATGGCGTGGCGTGACCGGCTCGATCTCGTACGGGGGCATGAGCTCACGTTGGGGACGCTGTTCGAGCGGCTCGAACGCGTACACGGCGACGCCCCTCTGGTGGAGGAGGACGGCGAGGACGGGCTGCGCCTGAGCTACGCGGAGGCCGCGGAGCTCACCGCGCGCTGGGCCGGTGCCATCCAGGCCAAGATCACTCCCGGCGACCGCGTCGTCATCGCGGCGCCCAACGGCTACGCCCTCGTGCTGCTGTGCGCCGCGGCCAGCCGCGCCGGTGGGGTGGCGGTGCCCGTCAACCCGAAGATGCGCGACGAGGAGGTCGACCATGTCGTGGCCGACTCGGAGGCCGCCATCGTCGTCCGCGACACGGCCGAACTCGACGGTGGCGCCGCCATCGAGGCCGTGCACGCGGAACCGGACGACGTCGCCGCGCTCTTCTACACGTCGGGGACGACCGGGAAGCCGAAGGGCGCGCAGCTCACCCACCGGGCGCTCGTCGGCCAGGCGGGGCGCGGTGTGCTGTTCCCTGCGCGGTTGCGACGCGACGAAGCCGTCACGGGGATGCCGGTCGCCCACATCGCCGGCTTCTCGATGCTCGTCCAGGCCGCGGCACTGGGCGTGCCCGTCTACCTGTTGCGCAAGTTCCGGCCCGACACCGCGCTCGACGCGATCGAGCAGCGGAAAGCGACCGTGTTCATCGGCGTGCCGGCCATGTACCGCATGATGGCCGAGGCGGGCGCGGAGACCCGCGACCTCTCGTCCATCCGCCTCTGGGCCTCCGGCGCCGACGCCATGCCCTTCGAGCTGGCCAAGAAGTTCCAGCGCCTGGGCGCCTCGGCCACGCTCCCCTTCATCGGGAAGTCGGTGGGCGAGGCGATGTTCGTCGACGGCTACGGCATGGTCGAGCTCGGCGGAGGCGTCGCCCTCAAGGTGCTGCCGCCGCTGCTGCCGGTGAGCGGCGCGGTCGCCATTCCCCTGCCCGGCTTCAAGATGAAGGTGGTCGACGACGAAGGCCGGCCGGTCGCCGGAGGCACCGTGGGCGAGCTCGTCGTGAAGGGCCCCGGCGTGATGCGCGGCTACCACGGCAAGCGGGGCGCCACCGACGAGGCGCTGACGGCCGACGGCTGGATGCGCACGGGCGACCTCGCCCGCCGCCGGCACCTGGGGCTGGTCGAGCTCGCCGGCCGCAAGAAGGACGTGATCAAGCACGGCGGCTACTCGGTGTTCGCGGTGGAGGTGGAGGCCGCGCTCGGGATGCACCCCGCGGTCGCCGAGGCGGCCGTCGTCGGGCTGCCCGACGAACGCAAGGGCGAGGTGCCGGTGGCGGCGGTCATCCTGCGGGAGGGCCACACGCTCACCGAGGCCGGCCTGGTGGCATGGGCCGACGAGCGGCTCAGCGACTACAAGGTGCCGCGCCGGGTGCTGTTCGTGTCAGAGCTGCCGCGCACGGGCACCGACAAGGTTCAGAAGGCCGAGCTGAAGAAGCAGTTCACCGCGGACGGCGCGACGTGA